The segment gtgtgtgtgtgtatgtgtgtgtaggtatgtatgtacatatatatttataattttattcatatgtatgtatgtatacacacagacacacacattcatttatatcagtgtgtgtgtatatatatatatatatatatatatatatatatatatatatatatatatatacatatatatgtatatatatacatatatatatatatatatatatatatatatatatatatatatatatatatatatatgtgtgtgtgtgtgtgtgtgtgtgtgtgtgtgtgtgtgtgtgtgtgtgagtgtgtgtgtgtgtatgtatgtgtatgcaaatataagtgtgtgtgtgtgtgtgtgtgtgtgtgtgtttataaatgtgtatgtatatatatgtgtgtgtgtgtgtgtgtctgcgtgtgtgtgtgtgtgtgtgtgtgtgtgtgtgtgtgtgtgtgtgtgtgtgtgtgtatatatatatatatatatatatatatatatatatgtatacatatgcatatatacatatgtatatgtatacatacatatacatatgtgtatatatatatatatatatatatatatatatatatatatatatatatatatatatatatatgtgtgtgtgtgtgtatgtgtgtgtgtgtgtgtgtgtgtgcgcgcgcgtgtgtgtgtgtgtgtgtttgtgtgtgtgtgtgtgtgtgtgtgtgtgtataaaggtgacagcggttcgcttagtaagtggccagatcgtctcagtcCGTTGTAGGACTCTGGCCCTTCATAATTCGTTATTGAGGAGTTATCTGGCTGGAAAATCCTTGCCTGACTGGACGCCCTTCCGGCCGCCCGAGGTCTGTCATCTCAAGGCGCTATGACCTTGTGTCGCCGCGAGAGCGTTCTCGTGCTTTAACCACTggaacatacaaacgcacatacactcatagacagatatatatagatacatatgtatagatagatagaaagattagatacatacatatagatatagatagatgtgtacatgtacatacatatatatatatatatatatatatatatatatatatatatatatatatatatatatatatatatatatatatacatatatatatatatatatatatatatatatatatatatatatatatatatatatatatatatgtatatatatatatacatatgtataaacatatatatatatatatatatatatatatatatatatatatatatatatctgtgtgtgtgtgtgtgtgtatgtgtgtgtaggtatgtatgtacatatatatttataattattcatatgtatgtatgtatacacacagacacacacattcatttatatcagtgtgtgtgtatatatatatatatatatatatatatatatatatatatatatatatatatatatgtatatatatacatatatatatatatatatatatatatatatatatatatgtgtgtgtgtgtgtgtgtgtgtgtgtgtgggtgtgtgtgtgtgtgtgtgtgtgtgagtgtgtgtgtgtgtgtgagtgtgtgtgcaaatataagtgtgtgtgtgtgtgtgtgtgtgtgtttataaatgtgtatgtatatatatgtgtgtgtgtgtgtgtctgcgtgtgtgtgtgtgtgtgtgtctgtgtgtgtgtgtgtgtgtctgtgtgtgtgtgtgtgtgtgtgtgtgtatatatatatatatatatatatatatatatatatatatatatatatatatgtatagatatgcatatatatatatgtatatgtatacatacatatatatatgtgtatatatatatatatatatatatatatatgtgtgtgtatgtgtgtgtgtgtgtgtgtgtgtgcgcgcgcgtgtgtgtgtgtgtgtgtttgtgtgtgtgtgtgtgtgtgtgtgtgtttataaatgtgtatgtatatatatgtgtgtgtgtgtgtctgcgtgtgtgtgtgtgtgtgtgtgtgtgtgtgtgtgtgtgtgtgtgtgtgtgtgtgtgtgtgtgtgtgtgtgtgtgtgtgtgtgtgtatatatatatatataaatatatatatatatatatatatatatatatatatatatatatatatatatgtatacatatgcatatatacatatgtatatgtatacatacatatacatatgtatatatatatatatatatatatatatatatatatatatatatatatatatgcgtgtatatttatatatatatttatatatatataaatatatatatatatacatatatatatgagagagaggtgtgtatatctacatatgtgcacacacacacacatacacacacacacacacacacgcgcgcgcgcgcgcgcgcgcgcgcacatatgtataaacatataaatatatatatatgtatatatatatatatatatatatataatatatatatgtatatatatataatatatatatatgtatatatatatatatatatatatccacatgaatatgtgtgtatgtggatatatccatgcatataaatatatgcacattatatatatatatatatatatatatatatatatatatatatatatatatatatatatatatatatatatatatgctgacggccagtaatacggcgatcttccaaaatggcagtCTCCACGTGATGGATGGTGTCCCATCATGGCAGACTGGGTTCGAATGGGACAGGAGCCGTTTCCACCGACCTCCGATGCCAATGTTGAACAACGTCATTTGATGGGGCCTCCTCCCCATAAGGTGCcttcatttcatcgaaggtctcttgtGGTGAGCGGCTATCCAAGTACAAAAACCTAACCACTGTTCGATGCGTCAATGGGTCCATTTTGACACCTTGCTACacctttgtcaaaaaaaaaaaaaaaaaaaaaaaaaaaaaatagaaatcacatTACTTATGATGACGCGTATCATTGTGCACGGGAAATTTCAGCCTCCATGGATAAGCGTGAGTCGATCAGGGGAAATAtttgataatacatacatatatatatatatatatatatatatatatatatatatatatatatacattcatatatatgtgtatgtgtgtgtgtgtacatatgtacaggaTGAAAATTAGAACCAGGTCTGTGATAAACAACTTTATTGTTAAGTTTCAAAGATGTTAATCTCCATCATcccaatagaaaaataaaatagaacattaTATAAAACgggaaaacaacgacaaaaattgttcataaaataaacaataaaaagggtAACAGAacggaacaaaaataaaaagcagaaaCAATGTGAAAAATACAAACATGAAGGTGTAACATACTTAGCAATCGAGGAGTGCTTGTTACAATAATTGAATTATCCAGTAAACAGTTGAATAGGTTAACtgtttagttcgggtttcatcttgtggagaTTCTGAGAtcaggtcgagtctgttagatgttcattgaatatacatgatatatatatatatatatatatatatatatatatatatatatgtgtgtgtgtgtgtgtgtgtgtgtgtgtgtgtgtgtgtgtgtgtgtgtgtgtgtgtgtgtgtgtgtgcgtgtgtgtgtgtgtgtgtgtgtgtgtgtgtgtgtgtgtgtgtctgtgtgtgtatacatcatatGTCAAAGAATACTAGAACATATGAGTAAATCTAGGCtcaccagcctacctctgagcagaccctTCTCTGCTGTACGCAGCAGTCACAAAAGGAAGTCCGCCCTTTCACTCACACTGGTTTCCAATttctgtccacaacatctaacaGACTAGACCTGATCACAGAATCTAGTAATTCAAGCCCTTTTCACTTGTTAGGTATGTTTCACCCCCACGTTTGCCCTTTTCtcgtttctgtcttttatttttgttccgtTCTGTTATccttcttattgtttattttatgaacCATTTCTGTCGTTGTTTTCCCGTTTTTATAATCATGTTCTATGTTCGTTTTTCTAGTCCGAAGATGGAGATCAATATCTTCGAAACGTAGTAGTAAAGATGTTCATCAAActacagtgtatacatatatatatatatatatatatatatatatatatatatatatatatatatatatatatatatatatatgtatgtatatatatatatatatatatatatatatatatatatatgtatgtatatatgtatgtatgtatgtatatatgtgtgcatacatattcatttacatatatatatatatatacatgtagttaaTCATAAGTAAAGATGTTTATCAAACTaccgtgtatacatatatatatatatatatatatatatatatatatatatatatatatatatatatatatatatatatatgtatatatatgtatgtatatatgtatgtatgtatgtatatatgtgtgcatacatattcatttacatatatatatacatgtagttaaTCATACGTATTTATAAATTAGTTTCATCCTTGTCTTTATTCTTCTGTTAGATTTTATTTGTTGGTATATGTCAGTTAACTTTATTAATCATGATTTATTGCAAGGGGATGTTTCTGAGAAAAATGTTAATTTCCCCCTGCAGCAATGGACATTTCTGGAGTCCTAGGCCAGGTGCTGACACCCCGCTCTCTCTGATGTGGCTCAGACATCCTTCGCAAGGACCTGATATCCTACAATCCCAGATGGCCGCGAGACCCTCTCCTAATTGGGTCTCTGCAGGGTCTATGGGATGCGGAAGGAGGATCGGCCAGGGATGCGCGCACAGCGTCCTGGGCAACATGGACTGCGGCCACGGAACATACGCGGATCAGTGCAACATATGCCAGTGTGCCAGGTAAGGCTCGTGCGAGTGTTTAACCAACTCATTGTTTGTCCCGAAAGAACTCACactgtatgtataaagaaaaagaaatcaatatatgtaaatgaacaccATCAAAGATAGCCAAATGACCCTGTTTCTCCTTCGCTGCAGGGCCCGAACGAAGTCTGCGGCGGCGCTGGGGGCGAGCTCGGCAGGTGCGGCGCAAACCTCAAGTGCTTCACCGAAGACGAGCCCCAGCTTCTCGGCAAATGCGTCCCACACCCATGGTTGAAAGGGCTTCGAGATGACTTGGATCCATTTCCCTGTTCACGTCGACGTATGGTGTTTGGACTTTGCAGATGATGCCGATaatcttttgtccatttttttttttttttttttataccatgaATAAAACAATGGAAGTGCTGTTAGTGTTTTATATTCAGGGGAGAGTCCATGCAAATTATGCAACTAGAATTCCTTCCTATTAGTGGATAATGTGAGATTGCAATTCGTTGTAAGTATTCTTGGTGGTGTTCCTTTCCAAAACTGATTTGCATTTCTTAGTCACTTTTTACCACGCAAGCTATAtggcatatactgtatgtatgaatgtactttATATTCATCCGTCTATTTACAAGTGTGCGAGGGAATTATATTCTATGTGTGGAACTCTATACACTAACTCGGAAACAAGCAAGTAGAAATCAGTGAAATGAGCGGTCCTCAACACAGAGCAGAGCCGCCCTGCACTGAGTAGTGTCATTGAGAGGACGGAGCGCTCCTGCAGCCCAACAGTCAATGTTTACTTTTTGCGATATGTCTTGCGGGCAAATCAAGGTTATACTGATTCAACATAAGAGTTGTGAGTCTTCAGAAATGCAGACATGTATATTGTAAGAATGCCAAAGAGATTGCTTACCGATTGTAGCTAAATCACGCATCGCTTTAAGAACCCGAATAGACAGATAGGCTTATGAGTAAAAGTTGATGCTGTCTTATTAAAGTAATATCTATGgaaattattattagttttcgtTGTTATCATCGCTACTatcataacgattattattatcatatatatgctataattatgataataggaaaaaaaatgattacatgaGGATTCAGAAACGTAgaatactcatgt is part of the Penaeus vannamei isolate JL-2024 chromosome 19, ASM4276789v1, whole genome shotgun sequence genome and harbors:
- the LOC138865089 gene encoding uncharacterized protein, producing MKSVLPLAACLLFVGSNGHFWSPRPGADTPLSLMWLRHPSQGPDILQSQMAARPSPNWVSAGSMGCGRRIGQGCAHSVLGNMDCGHGTYADQCNICQCARARTKSAAALGASSAGAAQTSSASPKTSPSFSANASHTHG